The Deinococcus aestuarii genome window below encodes:
- the cas8c gene encoding type I-C CRISPR-associated protein Cas8c/Csd1 codes for MSLLHQLREYELRMRREGKKPVSEGEQAGGDEMPFMYALQPVRWRVTLRGDGTVLDVQPLSSGKTKGKDLGKPTPAPNLVRTVGIKPRLLTDNAEYVLGFAKKEGDPKVGQRHDAFKALVQACAEATGEPSVQAVARFLGGHDPASFKEKYLAAFSDFTPDTNVTFSVEGVEPLTLPAVQRFWAAQFGQGDNENGATALIAECLITGEVGPVMEREPVKIKGILGGQTSGMNFISANAQAFESYGLQASQIAPVKFEAAEQYANGLNRLLADPNTSLKVGGVTYAFWTGEGAVPLVSRTLQEPPAELTHRFAIQKKREKKARPEEVRQTLWGIFQGEQPTLKPGAAFHAVGLTPSGSRIAVRTHLTSTVQEAVDNLSDYFTAQSLVIANPKYDRESYDIRTLVSGMYRDINKEHTAPDVDALVQFALSGRPLPESFLARLAARNRADEYRVTRPRAVLTKMVLLSRDRKELDMDKDSLDALNPGQPEPAYHLGRLLAVLDDIQGSVMRANTTLVDRFYGSMSITPYAVVGRLIHGSQAHLQKLRKENEPAYRAKQRELEDVMSRLADIPAKPLTTAQQSLFALGYYHQRAEINAGIRERAEAKKARAEAEKNVPQPEPLLTEGAVQ; via the coding sequence ATGAGCCTCCTGCACCAACTCCGCGAGTACGAGCTGAGGATGCGTCGGGAGGGCAAGAAACCCGTCTCCGAGGGGGAGCAGGCGGGCGGGGACGAGATGCCCTTCATGTACGCCCTGCAACCCGTGCGCTGGAGGGTCACCCTCCGGGGTGACGGCACGGTGCTCGATGTGCAGCCTCTCAGCAGCGGCAAGACGAAGGGGAAGGATTTGGGGAAGCCCACACCCGCGCCGAACCTCGTCCGCACGGTGGGGATCAAGCCGCGCCTCTTGACGGACAACGCCGAATACGTGCTGGGGTTCGCCAAGAAGGAAGGCGATCCCAAGGTGGGGCAGCGTCATGACGCCTTCAAGGCGCTCGTCCAAGCTTGCGCCGAGGCTACAGGTGAACCCAGCGTGCAGGCGGTGGCGAGGTTCCTTGGCGGCCACGACCCGGCGAGCTTCAAGGAAAAATATCTGGCTGCCTTTTCCGACTTCACGCCCGATACCAACGTGACGTTCAGCGTCGAGGGTGTGGAGCCGCTGACGCTTCCCGCCGTGCAGCGGTTCTGGGCGGCTCAGTTTGGGCAGGGGGACAACGAGAACGGCGCAACAGCCCTGATCGCCGAGTGCCTGATCACAGGTGAGGTCGGCCCGGTAATGGAACGCGAGCCGGTCAAGATCAAAGGCATCTTAGGCGGGCAGACGAGCGGGATGAACTTCATCAGTGCCAACGCCCAAGCGTTCGAGTCCTACGGCCTGCAAGCCTCCCAGATCGCCCCGGTCAAGTTCGAGGCGGCGGAGCAGTACGCCAACGGCCTCAACCGCCTGCTGGCCGATCCAAATACCAGCCTGAAGGTGGGCGGCGTCACTTACGCCTTCTGGACGGGCGAGGGGGCCGTGCCACTGGTGTCGAGGACGCTGCAAGAACCTCCTGCGGAATTGACGCACAGGTTCGCTATCCAGAAGAAGCGCGAGAAGAAGGCCCGCCCCGAGGAGGTCAGGCAGACCCTCTGGGGCATCTTCCAGGGCGAGCAGCCCACGCTGAAACCGGGAGCAGCCTTCCACGCCGTGGGGCTGACCCCGAGCGGAAGCCGGATCGCCGTCCGCACCCATCTCACGAGCACCGTGCAGGAGGCGGTGGACAACCTGAGCGACTACTTCACCGCGCAGTCCCTCGTGATCGCCAACCCGAAGTACGACCGCGAAAGCTACGACATCCGCACGCTGGTCAGCGGCATGTACCGCGACATCAACAAGGAACACACGGCGCCGGACGTGGACGCGCTGGTGCAGTTCGCGCTCTCGGGGCGGCCCCTGCCCGAGTCGTTCCTGGCGCGGCTCGCCGCCCGCAACCGCGCCGACGAGTACCGCGTGACTCGGCCCCGCGCCGTGCTGACCAAGATGGTGCTTCTCTCCCGTGACAGGAAGGAGTTGGACATGGACAAAGACTCACTCGACGCCCTCAATCCTGGGCAGCCCGAACCGGCCTACCACCTGGGGCGGCTGCTCGCCGTGCTGGACGACATCCAGGGCAGCGTGATGAGGGCGAACACCACGCTGGTGGACCGCTTCTACGGCTCGATGAGCATCACGCCCTACGCGGTGGTGGGCCGCCTGATCCACGGCTCGCAGGCGCACCTGCAAAAGCTTCGCAAGGAGAACGAACCCGCCTACCGCGCCAAGCAGCGCGAACTGGAAGACGTGATGAGCCGCCTGGCGGATATTCCTGCCAAACCGCTGACCACAGCTCAGCAGTCCCTTTTTGCGCTGGGCTACTACCACCAGAGGGCCGAGATCAACGCCGGAATCCGGGAACGCGCCGAAGCGAAGAAAGCCAGGGCCGAGGCCGAGAAGAACGTCCCGCAGCCCGAACCCCTGCTCACCGAAGGAGCCGTCCAATGA
- the cas5c gene encoding type I-C CRISPR-associated protein Cas5c, which produces MLELKVWSDYACFTRPENKVERVTYDVMTPSAARGVLEAVFWKPEFEWQVREIAVLKPIRRFSLLRNEVNTLASERTARAWAANGGGFLAEEDRAQRHALVLRDVCYVIRADIVPRAHATDPLQKYTEMFTRRAEKGQAFHQPYLGNREFTAFFGPPDPSETPIDLSEDLGRMLFDLHFQENGKGRLKYRAHGEGGARWATGNATPRFFNARLDKGVLHVPRHLYGEVDA; this is translated from the coding sequence GTGCTGGAACTGAAAGTCTGGAGCGACTACGCCTGTTTCACCCGCCCCGAGAACAAGGTGGAGCGCGTCACCTACGACGTGATGACCCCCTCGGCGGCGCGGGGCGTGCTGGAAGCCGTCTTCTGGAAACCCGAGTTCGAGTGGCAGGTGCGCGAAATTGCCGTGCTGAAGCCCATCCGCCGCTTCAGCCTCCTGCGGAACGAGGTCAACACACTCGCGTCCGAGCGGACGGCGAGGGCCTGGGCGGCGAACGGCGGCGGTTTCCTCGCCGAGGAGGACCGGGCGCAACGGCACGCGCTGGTGCTGCGCGACGTGTGTTACGTGATACGGGCGGACATCGTGCCGAGGGCGCACGCCACCGACCCGCTTCAGAAGTACACCGAAATGTTCACCCGCCGCGCCGAGAAGGGGCAGGCGTTCCACCAGCCTTACCTGGGCAACCGCGAGTTCACTGCGTTTTTCGGCCCGCCAGACCCCTCGGAAACGCCCATCGACCTCAGTGAGGACCTGGGCCGAATGCTCTTCGACCTGCACTTTCAGGAGAACGGGAAAGGCCGCCTCAAATACCGCGCTCACGGTGAGGGCGGCGCCCGCTGGGCCACCGGCAACGCCACGCCGCGTTTCTTTAACGCGAGGCTGGACAAAGGCGTCCTGCACGTTCCTCGCCACCTTTATGGCGAGGTGGACGCATGA